A stretch of Blastocatellia bacterium DNA encodes these proteins:
- a CDS encoding PBP1A family penicillin-binding protein encodes MENNQESNNLPITNQSSKVVKTNTLLTEKLPSKPTLLQRFFSKWTLLALFLTSIILGTLTGLELSYQYGLTYDAQAVKQLADYKPSLVTQVIADDGKTVIGEFSLERRMPISYDEIPLKMRQAIMAIEDARFEHHWGIDPIGIGRAGWRNFQAGSTVEGGSTLTQQLAKMLFLSPEKSVTRKIKEALLALQIERQFTKEQIMEFYCNQIFLGGGSYGIEAGALYYFGKSIKDLELEEMALLAGLPKAPSAYSPTRDVKRAKMRRDLVIDNMVAEGFISKDEAEKTKKKPIKLNVYSRTGNNNSPYGYFVEEVRQFLEESYGTRVAHTSGMKVYTTIDALAQLQAVQAVRKGLHDYDRRHPKWRGNFHNIIEDENIKDLSKYKHSDWDQEIKEKMYLQGLVMEVSDKLAQIKVGEYKATITPKEVTGTKEPLNKVLKKGDLAICYIKKVDPEKKELTVTIEQLPQVAGAFICIEAATGEIKAMVGGYDFNLSKFNNATQGNRQTGSSFKPFIYSAALEDGWLADEYVIDSPVSYGDWSPRNYDGSFMGAISLRKAMAQSRNIPAVKLLQSVGIQKGAEVVKRFGITNPMAPYLPSALGATEVPLIEMVAAYSAFPNLGSRSKPHYIKRITDRNGKLIEEEKPQLTPVLSPHVAGTVVSLMQGVVEAGTAKRIKSEKEADLNKRQIAGKTGTVNDFTDAWFIGYTPSLVAGFWIGYQGEKKSLGSGETGGTSALPVWIDFMKYYLKDKEIEKFPEIPEPDEKLKKIQEKRYKERLEVYLASKTDGLEGNIPLPEVLSGDKSAFTGGALPPPPPPPGYDAENSRGDNKNSAHSSTLPSAKNAGKIPSKPTSDPDSALKNSLPPVKPPSIKTKPDAKTQTTPGKNSATKPTIATPKNNSIKPTSTTNNSSRPRVVNNTRLSTSGETKKNNSTTKPTVGTKR; translated from the coding sequence ATGGAAAACAATCAAGAATCAAACAATTTGCCCATCACCAATCAATCATCTAAAGTTGTCAAAACTAATACTTTACTTACAGAAAAACTTCCAAGTAAACCAACACTTTTACAAAGATTTTTTTCTAAATGGACACTATTAGCATTATTTTTAACTTCAATAATTTTAGGAACATTAACAGGGCTAGAACTTTCCTATCAATATGGCCTAACTTATGATGCTCAAGCTGTTAAACAACTGGCAGACTATAAACCTAGTTTAGTAACTCAGGTTATTGCTGATGATGGTAAAACCGTTATAGGTGAGTTTTCCTTAGAACGTCGTATGCCTATTAGTTATGATGAAATCCCATTAAAAATGCGACAAGCAATTATGGCAATAGAAGATGCACGGTTTGAGCATCACTGGGGAATTGACCCAATAGGCATTGGGCGTGCAGGCTGGCGCAATTTTCAAGCAGGATCTACGGTTGAAGGGGGTTCAACCCTAACACAACAACTAGCTAAAATGCTTTTTCTTTCTCCAGAAAAATCCGTCACTCGAAAAATTAAAGAAGCACTACTAGCTTTACAAATTGAGCGACAATTTACCAAAGAACAAATTATGGAGTTTTATTGTAATCAAATTTTCTTAGGTGGAGGGTCTTATGGGATAGAAGCAGGCGCATTATATTATTTTGGTAAATCCATAAAAGATTTAGAGTTAGAAGAAATGGCACTTCTAGCAGGACTACCTAAAGCTCCAAGTGCTTATTCACCTACACGAGATGTAAAACGGGCTAAAATGCGTCGTGATTTGGTAATAGATAACATGGTAGCAGAAGGTTTTATTAGCAAAGATGAAGCAGAAAAAACGAAGAAAAAACCTATTAAATTAAATGTTTATTCTCGCACAGGAAACAATAATTCACCTTATGGATATTTTGTTGAAGAAGTCCGCCAATTTCTAGAAGAAAGCTACGGAACTAGAGTTGCACATACTTCAGGGATGAAGGTTTACACAACCATTGATGCTCTAGCTCAACTCCAAGCTGTCCAAGCTGTTCGCAAAGGCTTACATGATTATGATCGTCGACATCCAAAATGGCGTGGTAATTTTCACAATATAATAGAGGATGAAAATATTAAAGATTTAAGTAAGTATAAACATTCGGATTGGGATCAAGAAATTAAAGAAAAAATGTATCTTCAAGGTTTAGTAATGGAGGTTAGCGATAAATTAGCACAAATAAAAGTGGGCGAATATAAAGCCACAATAACCCCTAAAGAAGTTACAGGTACTAAAGAGCCATTAAATAAAGTACTTAAAAAAGGTGATCTCGCTATTTGTTATATTAAAAAAGTCGATCCAGAAAAGAAAGAGTTGACAGTTACTATAGAACAATTACCACAAGTTGCAGGTGCTTTTATTTGCATAGAAGCAGCAACAGGTGAAATTAAAGCTATGGTAGGAGGTTATGATTTTAACCTTTCTAAATTTAATAATGCTACACAAGGTAATCGTCAAACAGGATCTAGTTTTAAGCCTTTTATTTATTCTGCTGCTTTAGAAGATGGTTGGCTAGCTGATGAATATGTAATTGATAGCCCAGTGTCTTATGGTGATTGGTCGCCACGTAATTACGATGGTAGCTTTATGGGAGCAATTTCTTTAAGAAAAGCTATGGCTCAATCTCGTAATATTCCAGCAGTGAAATTGCTACAATCTGTTGGTATACAAAAGGGTGCAGAAGTTGTAAAACGCTTTGGAATTACTAACCCAATGGCCCCTTATCTACCTTCTGCTTTAGGCGCGACTGAAGTTCCATTAATTGAAATGGTTGCAGCTTATAGTGCATTTCCTAATCTTGGAAGTAGGTCTAAGCCTCATTATATTAAGCGTATTACAGACCGCAATGGCAAATTAATAGAAGAAGAAAAGCCACAACTAACACCAGTTCTTTCTCCTCATGTCGCTGGTACAGTAGTTTCTTTAATGCAAGGTGTAGTAGAAGCGGGAACAGCTAAAAGAATTAAATCTGAAAAAGAAGCAGACCTTAATAAAAGGCAAATTGCTGGTAAAACAGGCACAGTAAATGATTTTACAGATGCTTGGTTTATTGGTTATACACCTAGTTTAGTGGCTGGTTTTTGGATTGGTTATCAGGGTGAAAAGAAAAGTTTAGGCAGTGGTGAAACAGGTGGAACATCTGCCTTACCTGTTTGGATAGATTTTATGAAATACTATCTAAAAGATAAAGAAATTGAAAAATTTCCAGAAATCCCAGAACCAGATGAAAAGCTAAAGAAAATCCAAGAAAAAAGATATAAAGAAAGATTAGAAGTTTATTTAGCCTCTAAAACAGATGGTTTAGAAGGTAATATCCCTTTACCAGAAGTTTTATCAGGTGATAAATCTGCTTTTACTGGTGGAGCATTGCCACCACCACCGCCACCACCTGGATATGACGCAGAAAATTCTCGTGGTGATAATAAAAATTCTGCGCATTCTAGTACATTACCTTCAGCTAAAAACGCTGGTAAAATACCTAGTAAACCAACTAGCGATCCAGACTCAGCATTGAAAAACTCTCTTCCACCTGTTAAACCACCTTCAATAAAAACTAAACCAGACGCAAAAACGCAAACGACACCAGGAAAAAACAGTGCTACTAAACCAACTATAGCTACACCAAAGAATAATTCTATTAAACCAACAAGTACAACTAATAATTCTAGTCGCCCAAGAGTAGTAAATAATACTAGGCTATCTACTAGTGGAGAAACTAAGAAAAATAATTCTACAACTAAACCAACAGTAGGAACTAAAAGATAA
- a CDS encoding FtsX-like permease family protein — MLIIQSHSEMLKQALSQSQDILRRQRGVKFNEPDNFDLGTADRFVQQFDSIMGGIGIIAILVSSIGLLVGGIGVMNIMLVSVTERTKEIGIRKAIGAQSKDIVTQFLVEAMTLTFLGGVLGVVLAVGLGQLISLLVPSLPGVVPLWAVTLGLVVSVLIGLVFGVWPATKAAKLDPIECLRYE, encoded by the coding sequence ATGCTAATTATTCAATCCCACTCAGAAATGTTGAAACAAGCTTTATCGCAATCCCAAGACATTTTACGTCGTCAAAGGGGTGTAAAATTTAATGAACCAGATAATTTTGATTTAGGTACAGCAGATCGTTTTGTACAACAATTTGATTCAATTATGGGGGGGATAGGTATAATTGCAATTTTAGTTTCTAGTATTGGCTTATTAGTTGGTGGTATTGGAGTTATGAACATCATGCTAGTAAGCGTTACAGAACGAACTAAAGAAATAGGTATTCGCAAAGCTATTGGCGCACAAAGTAAAGATATTGTTACTCAATTTCTTGTTGAAGCTATGACACTAACATTTTTAGGGGGTGTTTTAGGCGTTGTGTTAGCTGTTGGCCTTGGACAATTAATTAGTCTACTGGTGCCTTCATTACCAGGTGTTGTGCCTCTATGGGCTGTAACTTTAGGCTTAGTAGTATCTGTTTTAATAGGTTTAGTTTTTGGTGTCTGGCCGGCAACAAAAGCTGCTAAACTAGATCCTATAGAATGTTTACGCTATGAATAA
- a CDS encoding TerB family tellurite resistance protein, giving the protein MEEIVNDLSSYSREERLQFCRIVANMIAADHKVTDEEQSQLALLVWQTGLSMFEEDVAEVVNKELENPSPLSDLISHIEKPDMKRWLYRVMVELAYVDNELASQEADKLREMASIFGLNKEAAEKLIEWTKESIELEREEAEIMSRL; this is encoded by the coding sequence ATGGAAGAAATAGTCAATGATCTTTCATCTTATAGCCGAGAAGAACGCTTACAATTTTGCCGTATAGTTGCTAATATGATTGCCGCCGATCATAAAGTTACAGATGAAGAACAATCCCAACTTGCACTACTAGTTTGGCAAACAGGCTTGTCAATGTTTGAAGAAGATGTAGCAGAAGTAGTAAACAAAGAACTAGAAAATCCTTCCCCTTTATCAGACCTCATCTCGCATATTGAAAAACCTGATATGAAAAGGTGGCTTTATCGGGTAATGGTAGAACTAGCTTATGTAGATAATGAGTTAGCATCACAAGAAGCAGATAAGCTTAGAGAAATGGCCTCTATTTTTGGTCTTAATAAAGAAGCTGCCGAAAAACTAATTGAATGGACAAAAGAAAGTATTGAACTAGAAAGAGAAGAAGCAGAGATTATGAGCCGGTTGTAA
- a CDS encoding ABC transporter permease, whose translation MVARIAAVGNISDDEWDKMDRRNKRLTWEDYYWLRDNCNTCQTVGIQVNNGIDLKFDGKELLGTRVSGVTANMVEIEDKTIVDGRFLLPSEVEHSAMVCVIGMDVKDKFFPDVDAIDKTIKVRQIPLRVVGIEEKRGSMFGQSFDNQIYLPVTTYGHIFGRQQSLTLHGKTSDKEVFSRAIEEARTALRNKHKLKGNEDDDFGLINVDQLNGQVDQFTGAIAVVVVPITLISLLVGGIVVMNIMLVSVTERTFEIGLRKAIGATRGQILLQFLIESSLLSAIGGVLGLVTASGLAKLITVATPIPMTITPAYVLLSILVSGGIGVIAGIYPAYKAAKLDPIIALTKN comes from the coding sequence ATGGTTGCTCGAATAGCTGCGGTAGGTAATATTTCTGATGATGAATGGGATAAGATGGATCGACGCAATAAAAGATTAACATGGGAAGATTACTATTGGCTACGTGATAATTGTAATACTTGTCAAACGGTTGGAATACAAGTTAATAATGGTATAGATCTAAAATTTGATGGTAAGGAACTGTTAGGGACAAGGGTTTCTGGAGTCACAGCAAATATGGTTGAGATAGAAGACAAAACCATTGTTGATGGTCGGTTTTTGCTGCCTTCAGAAGTTGAGCATTCTGCAATGGTTTGTGTAATTGGAATGGATGTAAAAGATAAGTTTTTTCCTGATGTGGATGCTATAGACAAAACTATTAAAGTTCGACAAATCCCTTTAAGAGTTGTTGGAATAGAAGAAAAACGAGGCTCAATGTTTGGTCAATCTTTTGATAACCAAATTTACTTGCCTGTTACTACTTATGGACATATTTTTGGCCGTCAACAAAGCCTTACCCTACATGGTAAAACTTCTGATAAAGAAGTCTTCTCTAGGGCCATAGAAGAAGCTAGAACAGCCCTGCGCAATAAACATAAATTAAAAGGCAATGAAGATGATGATTTTGGCTTAATTAATGTTGATCAACTAAATGGTCAAGTAGATCAATTTACAGGTGCTATTGCTGTGGTCGTTGTTCCTATAACTTTAATTTCTTTGCTTGTTGGTGGAATTGTTGTAATGAATATTATGCTAGTAAGTGTTACTGAACGGACTTTTGAAATAGGCTTACGTAAAGCAATAGGAGCAACACGAGGTCAGATACTTTTACAATTTTTAATTGAATCATCACTACTTTCTGCTATTGGCGGTGTACTAGGATTAGTTACTGCTAGTGGGTTAGCTAAATTAATTACAGTTGCTACTCCAATACCAATGACAATTACTCCAGCTTATGTCTTACTTTCAATACTTGTTTCTGGTGGAATAGGTGTGATTGCTGGAATTTATCCTGCTTATAAAGCTGCAAAACTAGACCCAATTATTGCATTAACTAAGAATTAA
- a CDS encoding DinB family protein, which yields MNNIFVALNQLETSSDLLEDCINKLTLTHNQLIDLIKQLPQSALSWQPLVNTPNIGTLLLHIAYSEVLWSGQPLNQEAKQYLWDDTKPNNLSFAPNKSLNWYLDLLETINYHTLEKIKHLSSVSYLSIKTPEGVSKDYPVNWVIWHLISHKSHHQGQVELLKNWHKQAYSPVYA from the coding sequence GTGAACAATATATTTGTCGCACTAAATCAACTAGAAACAAGTTCAGATCTACTTGAGGACTGTATTAACAAATTAACCTTAACTCATAATCAACTAATAGATTTAATCAAACAACTTCCTCAATCTGCATTAAGTTGGCAGCCTTTAGTTAATACACCAAATATTGGTACACTGCTTTTACATATTGCTTACAGTGAGGTTCTATGGTCAGGTCAACCACTTAATCAAGAAGCCAAGCAATATCTTTGGGATGATACAAAACCAAATAATTTGAGTTTTGCTCCAAATAAATCATTGAACTGGTATTTAGATTTACTAGAAACTATTAATTATCACACTCTAGAAAAAATAAAACATTTGTCTTCAGTAAGTTATCTTTCTATAAAAACTCCTGAAGGAGTTTCAAAAGATTATCCAGTTAACTGGGTAATTTGGCATTTAATTAGCCATAAATCTCATCACCAAGGACAAGTAGAACTATTAAAAAACTGGCATAAACAAGCTTATAGTCCAGTTTATGCTTAA
- a CDS encoding ABC transporter permease, translated as MKKPKLIFVEIIVMAVENLKANKFRSFLTILGIVIGVMTVIAIASLLTGLRKNLVNVIEEYGTNNIYAFHLSTGPRVGGRDRAERLRKPLKEEDGEILRSQASAIKDVANSLFVNWSDSRIEYKGTKYRRGNVTGVSANYAQIVNLSVGQGRFFTEVDDQHKRNVMVVGVNVANALFQSDSQAIGKKVTFVGKEFEIVGVLEKRKSSFLEKMTKIMIF; from the coding sequence ATGAAAAAGCCAAAGTTAATTTTTGTTGAAATCATTGTAATGGCTGTAGAAAATCTAAAAGCTAATAAATTTCGTAGCTTTTTAACTATACTAGGTATTGTTATTGGAGTAATGACAGTTATTGCAATAGCATCTTTATTAACAGGACTTAGAAAAAATTTAGTTAATGTAATTGAAGAATATGGAACAAATAATATTTATGCTTTTCATCTTTCTACGGGCCCTCGTGTAGGTGGACGAGATAGAGCAGAACGGCTTAGAAAACCTCTAAAAGAAGAAGATGGGGAAATTCTTCGCTCACAAGCTAGCGCGATAAAAGATGTGGCTAACTCCTTATTTGTTAATTGGTCAGATAGTAGAATTGAATATAAAGGAACAAAATATCGTCGGGGCAATGTTACAGGAGTTTCAGCAAATTATGCCCAAATAGTTAATTTATCTGTTGGACAAGGTAGGTTTTTTACTGAAGTTGATGACCAACATAAGCGCAATGTTATGGTGGTAGGTGTTAATGTTGCTAACGCACTCTTTCAAAGTGATTCTCAAGCAATAGGAAAAAAAGTTACTTTTGTGGGTAAAGAATTTGAAATTGTTGGAGTTTTGGAAAAAAGAAAAAGTAGTTTTTTAGAGAAAATGACGAAGATAATGATATTTTAG
- a CDS encoding GntR family transcriptional regulator yields the protein MKLTMRDVAQAGPIYVQVKTELETMITDNQIKKGEKLPRASEIARANNIPEGEVVRAYHEMVLAGLLSKSQKKNLFGDTVVEHTVK from the coding sequence ATGAAGTTAACCATGAGAGATGTTGCACAAGCTGGCCCAATTTATGTACAAGTAAAAACAGAACTGGAAACTATGATCACTGATAATCAAATAAAAAAAGGTGAGAAACTACCAAGAGCATCTGAAATAGCTCGCGCAAACAACATTCCAGAAGGAGAAGTTGTTCGCGCCTATCATGAAATGGTTCTTGCAGGATTACTTAGTAAAAGTCAAAAGAAAAACCTTTTTGGTGATACCGTTGTAGAACATACTGTTAAATAA
- a CDS encoding formylglycine-generating enzyme family protein encodes MSSLLSRQNKLLAIIALVVFGVSIIFLGRYVSRNPLPSLLSETKPEELGKPRVFKTDLKVTNNVYGVDKDGVLIPEFVSLPAGKFLMGSAEGDGAITEQPQHEISVAAFSISRTEITNVQFLAFCQATKRKLPEDPHWQGVYMRDYPNHPIVNVSWQDAVDYCEWLSKILEKEVRLPTEAEWEYAAQGSGVGTTLEFAARELLPTTKVASYAPSPTGLYDMLGNVWEWCLDWYGPQYYQESPKENPIGPLTGDLKVIRGGSWAESLRASRISHRNRATPKGGSPTIGFRIIISEVDTNK; translated from the coding sequence TTGAGTTCTTTACTTTCACGCCAAAATAAATTATTAGCTATTATTGCGTTGGTAGTTTTTGGAGTATCTATTATATTTTTAGGAAGATATGTTTCTCGTAATCCATTGCCATCGCTGCTTTCAGAAACAAAGCCTGAAGAATTAGGTAAACCAAGAGTTTTTAAGACAGACTTAAAAGTTACTAATAATGTTTATGGTGTGGATAAGGATGGGGTACTTATACCAGAATTTGTTAGTTTACCAGCGGGCAAGTTTTTAATGGGAAGTGCAGAAGGTGATGGAGCAATTACAGAACAACCGCAACATGAAATAAGTGTAGCAGCCTTTTCCATTAGCAGAACAGAAATCACCAATGTACAATTTTTAGCTTTTTGTCAGGCTACTAAACGAAAATTGCCAGAAGACCCTCACTGGCAAGGCGTTTATATGCGAGATTATCCAAATCATCCTATTGTTAATGTTAGTTGGCAAGATGCTGTTGATTATTGTGAGTGGTTAAGCAAAATTTTGGAAAAAGAAGTCCGCCTTCCAACTGAAGCAGAATGGGAATATGCTGCACAAGGTTCTGGTGTAGGTACAACGCTAGAATTTGCTGCTAGAGAATTGCTTCCAACAACTAAGGTTGCTAGTTATGCTCCTAGTCCAACAGGCTTATATGATATGTTAGGAAATGTTTGGGAATGGTGTCTAGATTGGTACGGCCCACAATATTATCAAGAAAGCCCAAAGGAAAATCCAATTGGGCCATTAACAGGAGATCTTAAAGTTATTCGTGGAGGGTCTTGGGCAGAAAGTCTTAGAGCTAGCAGGATTTCTCACCGAAACCGCGCCACACCAAAGGGAGGAAGTCCTACAATAGGATTTCGTATAATTATTAGTGAAGTAGACACTAACAAATAA